Sequence from the Drosophila subpulchrella strain 33 F10 #4 breed RU33 chromosome 3R, RU_Dsub_v1.1 Primary Assembly, whole genome shotgun sequence genome:
AGTTCAGTGAGTACACCATGCTGAAGCACAAGCCGGAGCGGCCCAATGCCAACCGGGTGGCGCTCCTGAGGGCGGCGACTATGCGCCAGCACTCGGACGGACTCAACTCGCTGGTGTACAAGGAGGTGGAGCGACGAATGCACAGCCTGTTTACCCACATCCTGGTGGAGACCTGAGAGCCagttattgttatattttagCTTGTAGGCCAAACGTTTAAATAGTCGGTACCTCTAGTTGTTTTACACATGGGTGCACTTAGCTTAGCATCCGATTAGCTGCCGCCTTAGACAATGCGTTCCGAATCGATCGTGATATCTCACTCACTAGGCTAAGAAGCTGGAAAGGATGGGAGGAGTCGAAGCTGTAATTGAAGTACAATGCAGATGTATGAGATTAACCGGGTATCGCCACGTTAAGCACGCTCTGCCTCtgccaaaaataaatggaGTAAAATGTGAAATGCAATGTGTTTTCTTTTGGAAACTcgattataatttatatttaaaattaagttaattttaatattgtcTAAGTAGAATTCAAAAAGtcaattcaaaattcagagtTGCTTAGAATTAAGTTATCGCACCATCCAAAATCAAATTAGTGTTCATTCTATTATCTTGACACTTGAACTTCGTTGCCTCGTCGCTTTTTATATAGGGCTCAGTACCATATTACAGTCTCTGGTGTAATCAACCATGGGTTTTCTAGGCGCTTTGGTAAAAACCACTATTTTTGTGGCCCTTTTCCTGGGAGCATTAGTTTTGCTCCCCGGACTACCTCCTAACACCACTTTTCCCTTTAAGGAATATGAGTAAGTTGGAAATTCACTAaaggtttaaaaataataactagACCTATTTGTGATTCGCAGTATTAAGCCACCAAGGGAACTAAAGGGAGTGTTGCAGCCAAACTTTCAGCTAGATGGTGCCCGGCAGTTGTGGAAGGATCGGATCTTTGGACCAGAGTGTCTTCTAGGTGTTGAGGGCAAGATATTCACGGGCATTCATAGTGGAGAGGTCCTTGAACTCGACAATGAAGAAACTATCAAGCCCATCACAAAAATAGGTCATCCTTGTGGTATGAAATCATGTGCGGGCACAATTATCTACAATGCTGATAATGTTCTTCCTAGATTATATATTTGACGATGAGCTCTGTGGCTATCCTGTGGGCTTGGCCTTGGACACCCAAGGAAACAATCTGATTGTAGCCGATTCATACTACGGAATATGGCAAGTTGATTTGGGAACAAAGGAGAAGACCAAGTTGGTGTCCACTGAGCAGATCCTGCCTGGCAAGAGTGTTAACCGAAAGGCTAGGCTGTTTAATTCATTGGCAGTTAGCCGCAAGGGAGAAATTTACTGGACAGACTCCTTGTCAGATGACTTTGTCTTGGCTCCGTTCGCTAACCCATCAGGCCGGTGAGTTTAATTAATAAGATATCTACATAATACAGTAATAACATATATCCCTTCCTTAGACTTTTCAAATACAACCGGGAAAAGATGACAAACGAGGTACTCCTCGATGAGTTAGCCTTTGCCAACGGCTTGGCCTTAAGTCCTAATGAGGATTTTATAATCCTAGCCGAAACGACAGCCATGCGTCTGACTAAGTACTATCTCAAAGGATCTCGGGCGGGTCAGAGTGAAGTGTTTGTGGATGGCTTGCCTGGATGGCCGGATAATCTCACCGGTGATAATGAAGGAATTTGGGTTCCTTTGTCCGTGGCTTCAGATAGTGAGAATCCTAATTTGTTTGCCTCCTTGGCACCCTATCCGCGGCTACGATCCTTCCTCGCTCGTCTGGTGGGTCTAATGCAGCTTCCCTTTCGAATTTCTAACAAAATATATCCCAACAATATTTCGGCACGACTTTTCCACTCTTTTAATGAGATGGCCACTAATAATGCTCCGAATCGAAGCACTGTGGTTCGTGTGGATTGGAACGGAAATATTGTGAGTTCCTTGCATGGTTTTGATAGATCAGCCTCAGGCATATCCCATGTTTTGGAAATTAAAGGACACTTGTACTTGGGATCGCCATTtaatcaatttatttctaaAGTTAAACTACCCGAAGATGTGGTGAAGTCTGCGAAAGGAACTGAAGCTAAGGAAGATCAACTTATATAGTTATTTTTAGCATTAGTTTTAGTTCCCTAATTTCTTGTTCATTTGAATACCTGTTAAATAAACATATAGTTTAACAGTAGAGTTGTTTTGTATTAAGTTATCGCACAAATCGAATCTAAATACCATATGATCGTTGCGAAATTTCGTTCCACAATCATGACTATTGGAACTGGTCACTTCTTATCTGGGCCCCATTCAATACAATTGTCAGTGAAGTAAGACATGGGTTTGCTGAGCTCATTGCGAAGAACAACTacttatttcataattttctTGGGAGCCGTATTGCTTCTCCCAGGATTACCTCCTAGCACCACTTTCCCCTTCAAAGAATATGTGTAAGTATGTTATTTTCAGGAACTACCAAACTTGTCAACTTTCTCATTTTCCGCAGTGTAAAGCCTCCCAGAGAATTGAAGGGAACGTTACAGCCGAATTTTCTTCTGGATGGTGCCAGGCATTTGTGGATGGATCAAGTTTTCGGTCCTGAGACTCTGATATTAAGAGATGAAGATGAAGGAATCTATGCGGGTATTCATGGCGGAGAGGTTGTCCTGATAAATAATAATTCTGTTAGGCCAATCACAAAGATAGGACAACATTGTGGTACGTAAATACATAGATCATGATatttgtataaatatatatgattACCCCTTATAGACTACATTTTTGATGATGCGCTATGTGGCTACCCTGTGGGATTGGCCTTCGACACCCAGGGAAATAATCTGATTATAGCCGATGCACATTACGGAATTTGGCAAGTCAATTTAGAGACAAAAGAGAAGACCATGCTAGTCTCTCCAAAAGAGATCCTCCCTGGCCAGAGTGTGGATCGTCCGGGTAAGCTGTTTAATTCTGTGGCAGTAAGCAAGGAAGGTGACATTTACTGGACCGACTCTGTCTCCGAAGACTTGGCCTTCATTGCTTTTGCTAATCCTTCAGGACGGTAAGTTCACCATAAAATACAACTTAATATTCTGAAGATAAATATCCCttatttttaaagactttTCAGATATAATCGTGGAACGAAAAGGAACGAGCTTCTCCTTGATGAGTTGGCCATGGCCAACGGAGTGGCTCTAAGTCCCAATGAGGATTTTGTCATCGTGGCCGAAACGGCTGCTATGCGAATAACCAAATATTTTCTCAAGGGATCCCGAAAGGGTCAGAGTAAAGTATTTGTGGACAGTCTTCCCGGTTTGCCAGATAACTTGACCCCCGATTCTGAGGGAATTTGGGTGCCTTTTGCCTTAGCTGCCGATAGTGAGAATCCCAATCCGTTTTCCGGATTGGCGCGTTATCCGATGTTAAGATTTTTCCTCGCCCGTCTGCTGGCCTTAATGCTGCTTCCCTTTCGATTCTTGAACAATATATATCCCGGCAATATTTCTGCTCATCTGATGCACTCGTTTACTGAGTGGGTCAGCAACAACTCGCCGAATCGCACCACTGTACTGCGCTTGGATTGGAATGGAAAAATCGTGAGATCCTTGCATGGTTTCGATAGATCTGCTACTGGTATATCGCATGTCCTGGAATTTAAAGGCTACTTGTATTTCGGATCACCTACCAATCCATATAtcataaaagttaaattaaaataaaaaataaaataaaataaaataaaaaaataattctaaATCAAATAATATGTAGGGTATAGtgttataaaaaaacaaaatataaataatttgataTTTGTCTGAACATCTAAGACGCGAATTATTTGGACAGAACTCCTAAACAAAAATAAGTATAGAATTTAATCACACCGAAAACAGTTTCGTTAATTtgatatattttgtaaaatatagGTAAGGAGCAATTGCACAGAACTTAGTTGGTTGGCTTTTGTCtagctaataataatacatattCTATTTAACTACATGCATTCGTTTCGTTTCACATTTGATATCGATTGCGGAATGTGGCAACGAGCAAGGGTCCTAAAGACTTGTGTTAAAATCTacataatataatttaaaacatttctaacaaacacgcacacacacttaGACGGGACATTCACACACTTGCACAGATAAAGttatatgtataaatatttgtataagtGAATATCAGGTTGAGTCGTTTTGCATGATTGCCagtgaattaaaattctatgtgcaaaaagtaaaaaatggATATGCTCAACCAATTCGGACTTCCCAAAGATTACTTTTAGCACTTAGAATTCTGTGACGCGCAAAGCGACGCAACCTGGTATCTATAGTTTGCcttgtatattaaatatatggAATATGGAGTTCTATCAATTGTTATTGGCTACGACTGTGTCTAGTTCAAGAAGTTAAGTATGTCTTGCTGGGAGAGTGCGTTGAGGTTCTGGTTATCCGCCGGCAACAGCGGCTGTGTCTGCGGTTGTAGCGTAGGAGCTTGGCTGGGCTTTCCCAgaagttgctgctgctgctgctgctggatgTTATTCAGACTATACCCAGTTGGGTAGATGTAGTTTACCGTGGGCTGCTGCAGCGTATACATATTGGCACCGTTTGTGTTACTGGGCTTTGGAGCTCCAATAGCGGGTCTTCCGCCAGCGAAGGGATCCAGGTCGTCCAGCGAAAAGgaattgttgttgctggcttGCGGCGAGGTCAGTTGATGGTTCATCACCAGAGGATTCGCACTGTGCCAACCATTGTTGGTCTGCATTTGTTGTGTGGGAGCTGAGGCAGGTGGAGCTGTCACTGCTGTTGTCCCCAGACCAGTGAGGTTGCTCTGCATCATTGAAGACAGAATATCTGGCCTGGCTCCTGGCGGCGGCGATATAGTATTGTGCGATATTCTGCAATTACAAAGGGGTTTCTTGAGTTTCAACTGCATTTCTTCGGTTCCTTCTTAGTGGACTCCTACTTGAGCTGTTCTCTGGCCTTGACCGGTGCCAGCGGAGCGGCTGTGGAGGCATTTGGCTGGCCCACAGTGAATCCGGAGAACATGTCATCGTTCATCTTGTTACCATTACCGGAACCATTGGAGGAGATAGTAGAGCTCTCCAGCTCATTGGCCAATATTTCGGAAGCATCTTTGGGTCTGTTCGGggttaatattattatgaaaCTCATTTTCAGGAAAATTAATCTATCTTACTTATTGTCTCTCTGTATGGTGGACAGTTGCTGCAGTTTCTCCCGCTGCTCCTGCTCCACGCGGCCCAGCATCTCCTTGATCAGGGCTATAATTGTATTAAATTGTACGATGGTAAGGCCGTTCTCCACACTCAAAGGCACTAGATATGGAATGCATTTATGTGCCATCACGTCCTTTGTTATGCCCAGTTTGGTGTTGGTCATGGCGATTTTGTAGATGCCTAAAAGGGTCAAAGAGGAATTTAATACAACCCATTGTGAACGTTTTTAAAATCTCACCTATAATTCCCATAATGATTGCTGGCTCGCGGCTTTGAATTTGCTGCAAAAAAGGCAGAATCTCGTCCAGCACCAGCCACTTGTCCAGATTTTCTAAGAGCTTTCCGATTGATATTAGGCAGTTAACCTTCACCGACACATTGCTGCTCTGCAGGCACAATTTCTTGATGCGTGGCAGCACCGAGTTCTTCATTGCGTTGTAGTCGATCAGAGTGGAGAATGTGGGGAGGACAGCCAGACAAAGATCTTGGATTTGGGGCATGTCGCATTCCAGGGATCGATACAACAGCGGCAGCACACTCTGCTTCACCTCTTCCGCCGGCGTGAGCTTCAACAGCAGATCCATTTTTTGCATAAAGATCAGCAAGATCTGAATGGGATCTGTTAGCTTGAAGATCGGTTTCAGGTGCGGGAGGATGTGGTCGCAGTACTCCCGCTGGCTGCTCATCTCCGCGATGAGCAGGACATTGGGCAGCACAAACGGAATCATCGGCGAGTTGACGAACTCCTTGACCAGATAGGGAAGGATCGAGTGCAAATTGACGCGGTGTGGAAGCGTCGGAATGATCTGCGGCAGGCCCTTGTAGAACTTGGACTTCTGCAGGTTGTCCCACTGATAAAGCGAGTCCAAATAGCTGAGTGTCTTAACCCCAACATCCTGAAAGTATGCGATCTGCTTGAGTTCATGCAGCTTCGGGCGCAGGCTGGCACTGGGATGCAGTAGCGCTTTGAGGCTCTCGGTCAGCTCGCTGGGCACTGCGTTCATGGGTGGATACTTCCGCTGGTTCAGATCGTTAGCGTAGCGCCGAAAGCTGCTGTAATCGCTGCCAAACATCTTCAGGGGCTTGCCGGCATATATGGTGAAGATAAGGACGCCTATATTGGATGGATTTGTATGTTTTAGTTTTTGTCAAAATAGATAAAATACCTATTTTATCATATATCATATCTACTTTAGAAGTATTTTGTtgtctcattttaattatcgCATtgtaatatgcttaaattatcaacaaaaacTTTGCCGATTATGACTCACTGGAAAAATTAGGCATATACAAAAATAGAATTGAATATGTGTGCTGGTAGAGTATAGCAACACAAATAAGCAATAAAACTAACTACAAATAACAAACAAGcttgtataaataaatgggTAACTTATTGATTGCTTACCCAACGAAAAGAGATCACTGTCAGGGGTGTTGATACTGTTTAGAGCCAACTCCGGCGCCGTATACTCCAGACTGGGCTGTGCCAGGACGTGCAGTGAAGTGGTGTACTCCCGAAAGGGCCAGTGGGGCGTGCCATCGGTGGCCGGTTGGTTGGCGATGCAAAAATCAAAGCCGAAGAGCTTCCAACTGCGATTCTTGTTGATCACGATCGTCTCGGCGCTGATGTTGCGGTGCACAATCTTGGCATCCTGGTGCAGGAACTGCAGGCCATCGAAGAGCTGCAGCAGTCCGTGTCGGATCTCCACATCGTACAGCTTCTTCTCGGAGCGCACATTGTCGCCCACAACGTTGGCCAGTGAGGCGAACACGGGCTCCGTGGCAAAGGCCAGGGAGTCCCGACTCTCCTCCAGCGGATGCTGTACGGTTAAAACATGCGGATGCCGTATCTTGGTGAGCTGCTGAACCCCTCGTCGTAGTGTTTCCAGCATGGTCTCCCTGTCGTCCTTTGACCAGCGCTCCAGGGACTTTTTTTCAAACACGAACACGGAGACCTCCTGTTTGGTGCTCTTCTTGTGGCCATTGTACACCTTCCACATCAGGCCTGTTCGGTGGGGGATTGGGATAACATGATATTAGGCACAATATGTTGGATTCCGTGCGCAGTGGAGCGCAGGTAAGACTCACCCACTCCAGCGGTGCACACCTGTTCCAGCACCTCGTACTCCCGCGTTACATTGTTCCCGGGCAAAACGCCGGACAGTGTGGACACCGTCTGCACGGCGGATGAGTAGAACTTGTTTATCATGTCCATCCTGAGCGAATTTGCAACTGCAAATCCTTTTGTTTTAGCAATCAATATTTATGGGGCCCTATGGTACTTCGATAACAGTTGGCGATGTTTTTCTAAAGCTATCGGTCTATTGTTAAAGCTGCAGTATGACCGTGTTTCACcaattacaaatttttaagGTGCGTCaagttattaattattataacaaCTACAGATTAAACGCATTTAAGCATGTCTTTATTTATGGCCTGCAAGTACTTAAAATTAGTATTGAAAAACGGTAATCAACGCCTATCATCAAGGGTATATGGGACGTTTTATTAAGAACTTATTGCTTGTCAGAAGTGCTTACTGTACTTCGATAACAACGACTCACAGCTCCGCTAATTTATCGAGTTGCGATAACCGTGACTCGTGACCAGTGACAGCTATCGCCCTTCCCCAATCGAAAAGCAACAGCTGTTTCCGATTTGTATTGACAAACTTTGTTGTTTACGCCGTGTTCAAGTGCAATTGTGCGAAATTAGCGCGTATAATTGAGTCGGGTCAATTCATGTGATCTCGCTGAGTGTCCCGGAAAGTGTAGCGAATCGAGTGATTCACCATGAGCACGGATGATCTGCTGGTGCGGCGCGAAAGGAGCGACGACTCCCAATCGCTATCTCGTTCGCCAAGTGCCTCCGTTTCGGTACCGCCCCCAAGTGGAGGTGCCGCGCCTGCGCCCAGCTCCTCCACGTCCACATCCTCGCTGGACCGCCTACGCAACACCTTTAGACGGACGGAGAGCATTTCCACGCAGATCTTCAGCCACATCTCCACACAGTTCTCGAATgcagccgcagcagccgcCAACTCGGAAGTAATAGATGGGACCACCACATACCCGTATCCAGAACAACCCAGCCCACCTGTTGTGCCACCCACTCCGGATCCAGCTCCATTACCATCGCCATCGAAACTGCAAGCCAAAAGAATGAAACGCGGTGAGTTCCAAGCATTATTCATAGGATGATAAAGCCTGCTTTGTTTGTCATTTGGCTTTATCTACAGTAAAGTGTtagatataaaataaatacttataaaatattttaagggtTTAAGTAAGGCAATATTTCATTTACATTGccattgttttttaaaataaactttaacATAATCTCCcggaaatttattttaggtCATACCTGTCTTTCAAAAGAACACAATTAACATAAATATTGTTACAAACATTCATTAGTGATTATATGATTGATCTAAAAGGAAGAAACCGGGTCTACCTGAATAATTTAGGTgatctattaaataaaataaataactaaagtgtatataaaaaatattaaaaaattaagaccttataaagtatacatatgtaATGATATAAAGATAGATACAAATATTTTGTGGGTTAGGGAAAATTGATAAATTTTCAACTTTCCggtatttataaaaaaaataaaaaaacctaTATTGCAAAAGTGTCACCGGAAATACATGTGCATcaaatatatcatatatcttCGAGAACACCCCCAACAAAAGCTCCCGAAAAGCTCGCCAACTTCGCGACAAATCAATAGGATAAAGAACTTTATGCCAGTCTTACTCAACGCGTACACAACAGGATAACGTAGCAACCTTAAAGCGGCGAGAATTTTCGGTTATTTGGTTAATTTCAGAAAAATAAACCCTCTTAAAAAGAGGTTTTCGAAGAGGAAAAGCACTTTAAGGTAATACAAGCAGTTCAAGAAAAACTGCAGCAAAGGAAACATTAAACTTATTGAGCAGTTAATATCGATATATCTGTATATACATCTGTATTTTTATGGACGCCCACGTACACACACATTGCAGTTGCGAAGCCCCAGCAAAATGCGTGGACTCGTCGAGGATACGAAAAAGACCAAGTTGTCCtcgaacaacaacaacatcagcacCAGCAGTAGCAGCAACAGCAGTCGCTTAAAGTCAGCTAGTACTGTGCCAGGATCAAGTGCCAGTGGCAGCAGTTCGAAGCCACTGAGGAGTGCGGTGAAAACACCGACGATGAGCAGCACGACGTCATTGGCCGCAGGAGCAACGGCGGCCAAGAAGGCTTCTCAAACGGGGCAACAACAAGTTGGCAAGTCTGCAAAGTCCTcgacggcagcaacaacaaatgcTACTGGAACTggagcagcaacaacaagggCCCAAGCAGCGGCGGCCAAAACCCAAAAGGGTCAGAATCCACCCCCACAACAAGTGCAACCaaagcagcaacagcaaccacagcagcaacaaccacaGACACAGCAGCCACCCTTAGTGTTGCagccacagcagcaacatcaggcAAACAACAGTAGCAACACGATTGCCCTGCCAAAAGCCTCGCATGCCAACACCAGCGAGGAGCTGGCCGGCGGTGTCCAGGACACCATATACCTGTGCAACTTTCGGGTATCCGTCGATGGCGAGTGGCTGTGCCTGAAGGAGCTGCAGGACATTGATGTTGCCGGCGGAACAGGCAGTCAGGCTGTGCAGACAAGTGAAAAACAGGGAGGTCAATCCCACTCTGGCTTTGGATCCAACTACAATGGTGGCTCCAACTCCAGCAAGCGCAACAGCAAGCGCTACTCCGGATTGTCCAGCGGCAGTGGAGGAGGAAACGGCGGCAGCGGAGGAGGCGGCGCCCTGGACATCACGGACAATGGTATTATGGCAATTGAAAACCTTATCGGCCGCCGGCTATGCGACATGGTCCACAGTGGCTCCTCGGCACTCGGCCAGTCCCAGTCGCACTCCCAGTCGCAGTCGCACCAGAGTGTCGGCCTCTTCGCCGAGTGGTCGCATCTCTGTAGGTGGCTTCATGATGCTTCTGTTGCCCAGCACGCTCCTACTTTGTAGTTCTCTTCATTTGTCGTTATCTTCTGGGATTTCGAGGGTCAACTGAATCAGTAGGATGTCCAATCCATGCTTTTCTAAaggttttatttaatattcaaTTTGGTTGTCcgtatgtttttatttaactacattaaatatttagttttctCTTTGCTTAGTTACTtacacattatttattttaaggaCTAAAgtacattttgttttttaatttattggtTAATTCATGTGCTATTACTTTTTGATTAATGCTTATTACATTAGGATTATcttttaattatatcccaTTGGGATGTCGAACTACCACTTGAGATTCGTATCACAGACGAAAACCTTTAGAAAAGTATAGATGGTTAGATCTAGGTTCTCGATTTTGTTGGCCTTTGTAATCTCTGATCAATTTGCATGCCTCTTTGCATTGTTGCACATTTAGTTGCTTGCTCTTTTGATACAAAAGGTTAAACTCAAAGGGCTTATTTCTTAAGCGAATCTAAGTACTTAAAACAAATTGGTAGTCAAGGCTGAGGGAAAGATTTTAATAAGCCACACTAATTTAAATAATGCACCTCAGTGTATTACAAGATTAAAGGGTTTATTGGCttatcaaaaaatatacaCTTAACAAAATAGTGAttcaaaaaaccaaaacaggTGAAAACTATGTCAATTAGATGTCGTCAAAGGTCGTTTCCCAGCTGGGCGAATCTTTTACCGACTGGAGAGAGATATGTAAGATTAATTAATAACTACATTTTcaaagtatttaaatttaacgcACCTCAGTGCCGCCCCTTAGTCGGCCCGATGAGGGTTCTGGCTTATCTGAGGACTTCTTCCTGTGCAGAAGAGGATCATCCGTAGAATCGTTGTCCGTTGCTGGAATAATGATACAGTTGTAATAATATTTCGAAATATAATGTTCATTTTGAACTTACCAATCCTCACTTGTTTGGTCGTTCGCCTTTCCGATGAAGACTGCTTTCTGCTTTCTTCTGAGGATTTGGTCTGCTGGTGATTCTGGGTTCAGGATCTCGAAAGCTGGCAAATTCTGATGACTTACCTCTTTTCTCCGGCTGGTCTTAGTGTCCTTATGACTTTTCCGCTTCTCCTCCTGCCTGGATTGTTTCTGTCGCCTCCTATCCTTGTCCATGGCGATTAGATCGCTTTCCGAGGTGGGAATGGCGGATTGGGTTGCCTTCAAAGCGGGTTTATGGGGAGGCCGGAGAGGCCTATGAGAGGAGGAATCCTCAGAGAGAAGCTTGAAGGTGGAAAGTGGCTTTGCCACCTCATCTCGACTCTTGTCTGGTATGTAGTACTCCTCTCCTTTGGTGCGGTTGAACTTTAGAGGTACGCACTTCTTGTTGAACTGACAGCCTAGCGAGGAGGTGGAGGTGTAGGAATCTATCTCGGGATTCCCTGGATCGCCTGTAAATTAAGGGGAAAATATCACTGGTTTTATCGACTTTACCCATTTGACTTACGATCATTCTGAACCGATCTTTGAGAGGTTGAGCGACCAGATCCAGAGTAGTAGTATCGGCGATCGCCCTCAGGCTCCTCCTTCCCAGATTCTTTCACTGGCTCCGTAACTATCACCGGCTCTCTgacttttttctttttttccttGGGCGGAGGAGCCTCTGCATCCGTGGGAACCACCTTCTTCTTCCTGCCCCTTCGCATGCAGCAGCAGATGATGAGCAGGatgaggagcaggagcagtgCCAGGAAGGCGGCAATGCACCAGATTAAGGTGTCATCGTTGTCGCACTCCCGGCACTCCTCAACTTCATCCTGGCGCGTGTGAACCTTCTCCAGACCGGTGAGCCACTCGTCTTggtgctcctgctcctgctgagAGTCTGGAGCCTCCTGCCAGTGGATGGCAGAGCGACTCATCTTGCGGGAGTCTTCTTTTGATAAGGAAGATGTCCATTCCTCAACCTGTTCGAGTGATGCCCGAGTCTCTCGAGATTCCTCCTCAGGATTCTTCTGCTGCAGCACTAACCTCTCTTGGATCTGCAGTACCCCTCCCAATCCCGGGTAGAAAAGCTCATCACCATAGTGCATCTGCAAGTTCTCCCTAAGCCAGGCGAGGAGCTGGCGATTGTAGTTGACCTGGCTGATGCCCTGAAATCGATGACAGCTGGTGAGGGTTTGAAAGAACTTCACGAGGACACAGGCGGATCTGGGTGACCGAAGATTGTAGATGCGTCGCTTCCGGAAGGGCAGATAGATGTTGCTCAGGAGACCACTTTCATCCGGTGTTTCTACGCGGGGTAGTGGCACCAGCATCGAACCCTGATCCGGTTCTTGGATAATGCAGCTTTGATCCAACTCGGCACAGCTAGAGGCATCCTCCTGATCCTGGCAGCTCTTGGGCAGATTGACAGGCTCAATCTTCGTTCCCTTGAACTGGGTCATTATGTCCTTGTTTGGCGTTCGCCAGCCATTTCCATTTGTATTCAGGGTAGTTCTACACTGCCGATAGATGGTCACCAGACGCTCCACGGTGTTCAGTTTGATCCTTCCGGCGTAGTAGGAAACCTGGGCCATGGGC
This genomic interval carries:
- the LOC119551156 gene encoding SCY1-like protein 2; the encoded protein is MDMINKFYSSAVQTVSTLSGVLPGNNVTREYEVLEQVCTAGVGLMWKVYNGHKKSTKQEVSVFVFEKKSLERWSKDDRETMLETLRRGVQQLTKIRHPHVLTVQHPLEESRDSLAFATEPVFASLANVVGDNVRSEKKLYDVEIRHGLLQLFDGLQFLHQDAKIVHRNISAETIVINKNRSWKLFGFDFCIANQPATDGTPHWPFREYTTSLHVLAQPSLEYTAPELALNSINTPDSDLFSLGVLIFTIYAGKPLKMFGSDYSSFRRYANDLNQRKYPPMNAVPSELTESLKALLHPSASLRPKLHELKQIAYFQDVGVKTLSYLDSLYQWDNLQKSKFYKGLPQIIPTLPHRVNLHSILPYLVKEFVNSPMIPFVLPNVLLIAEMSSQREYCDHILPHLKPIFKLTDPIQILLIFMQKMDLLLKLTPAEEVKQSVLPLLYRSLECDMPQIQDLCLAVLPTFSTLIDYNAMKNSVLPRIKKLCLQSSNVSVKVNCLISIGKLLENLDKWLVLDEILPFLQQIQSREPAIIMGIIGIYKIAMTNTKLGITKDVMAHKCIPYLVPLSVENGLTIVQFNTIIALIKEMLGRVEQEQREKLQQLSTIQRDNKPKDASEILANELESSTISSNGSGNGNKMNDDMFSGFTVGQPNASTAAPLAPVKAREQLKISHNTISPPPGARPDILSSMMQSNLTGLGTTAVTAPPASAPTQQMQTNNGWHSANPLVMNHQLTSPQASNNNSFSLDDLDPFAGGRPAIGAPKPSNTNGANMYTLQQPTVNYIYPTGYSLNNIQQQQQQQLLGKPSQAPTLQPQTQPLLPADNQNLNALSQQDILNFLN
- the LOC119551164 gene encoding adipocyte plasma membrane-associated protein-like, whose product is MGFLGALVKTTIFVALFLGALVLLPGLPPNTTFPFKEYDIKPPRELKGVLQPNFQLDGARQLWKDRIFGPECLLGVEGKIFTGIHSGEVLELDNEETIKPITKIGHPCDYIFDDELCGYPVGLALDTQGNNLIVADSYYGIWQVDLGTKEKTKLVSTEQILPGKSVNRKARLFNSLAVSRKGEIYWTDSLSDDFVLAPFANPSGRLFKYNREKMTNEVLLDELAFANGLALSPNEDFIILAETTAMRLTKYYLKGSRAGQSEVFVDGLPGWPDNLTGDNEGIWVPLSVASDSENPNLFASLAPYPRLRSFLARLVGLMQLPFRISNKIYPNNISARLFHSFNEMATNNAPNRSTVVRVDWNGNIVSSLHGFDRSASGISHVLEIKGHLYLGSPFNQFISKVKLPEDVVKSAKGTEAKEDQLI
- the LOC119551175 gene encoding adipocyte plasma membrane-associated protein-like, encoding MGLLSSLRRTTTYFIIFLGAVLLLPGLPPSTTFPFKEYVVKPPRELKGTLQPNFLLDGARHLWMDQVFGPETLILRDEDEGIYAGIHGGEVVLINNNSVRPITKIGQHCDYIFDDALCGYPVGLAFDTQGNNLIIADAHYGIWQVNLETKEKTMLVSPKEILPGQSVDRPGKLFNSVAVSKEGDIYWTDSVSEDLAFIAFANPSGRLFRYNRGTKRNELLLDELAMANGVALSPNEDFVIVAETAAMRITKYFLKGSRKGQSKVFVDSLPGLPDNLTPDSEGIWVPFALAADSENPNPFSGLARYPMLRFFLARLLALMLLPFRFLNNIYPGNISAHLMHSFTEWVSNNSPNRTTVLRLDWNGKIVRSLHGFDRSATGISHVLEFKGYLYFGSPTNPYIIKVKLK